Proteins from a single region of Haloplanus sp. GDY1:
- a CDS encoding enoyl-CoA hydratase/isomerase family protein produces the protein MPYEAYESITAEKDDGVVTITFHRPEKYNALSTEVYMDLARAFAEIQLDREVDAVVITGEGDDAFCSGADIGQYAGSAAEHDPRQKDRQQHFYESVYRAAYDLHPPVIAKINGYCVGGGLILASFCDLRIAVDDAKFGVPTTDIGQIPGGGSTYRVTQLVGEAKVKELVYTAGMIDADEARDIGFVNRVVERDELDATVDDVVAAIQDTGRQAVKNSKRAINFSANAPDIDTAREREAEIWWEQFATEERERLVDEFNE, from the coding sequence ATGCCATACGAGGCCTACGAGAGCATCACGGCCGAGAAGGACGACGGAGTCGTCACGATCACGTTCCACCGCCCCGAGAAGTACAACGCACTCAGCACGGAGGTGTACATGGACCTCGCGAGAGCGTTCGCCGAGATCCAACTCGACCGGGAGGTCGACGCCGTGGTCATCACGGGGGAGGGCGACGACGCGTTCTGCAGCGGGGCGGACATCGGTCAGTACGCCGGATCGGCGGCGGAGCACGACCCGCGCCAGAAGGACCGCCAGCAGCACTTCTACGAGAGCGTCTACAGGGCGGCCTACGACCTCCACCCGCCCGTCATCGCGAAGATCAACGGCTACTGCGTCGGCGGCGGGCTGATCCTCGCCAGCTTCTGTGACCTCCGGATCGCGGTCGACGACGCGAAGTTCGGGGTTCCGACCACGGACATCGGCCAGATTCCGGGCGGCGGATCCACGTACCGCGTCACCCAGCTCGTGGGCGAGGCGAAGGTGAAGGAACTCGTCTACACGGCCGGCATGATCGACGCGGACGAGGCCAGGGACATCGGGTTCGTCAACCGGGTCGTCGAGCGCGACGAACTCGACGCCACGGTCGACGACGTCGTCGCCGCCATCCAGGACACCGGCCGACAGGCCGTCAAGAACTCGAAACGCGCGATCAACTTCAGCGCGAACGCGCCCGACATCGACACCGCCCGCGAGCGCGAGGCCGAGATCTGGTGGGAGCAGTTCGCCACCGAGGAGCGCGAGCGACTCGTCGACGAGTTCAACGAGTGA
- a CDS encoding MBL fold metallo-hydrolase produces MRHEPVSGLDDVHCVDTKMLGNDRQMAAYIVDGDSTAVVDPGLSTGRHRVLDALDELDIAPADLDAIVLTHIHLDHAGAAGFLAERCPNADVYCHERGIEFLADEAKLARLIESVHRAVGDLADEYGTARPIPEERFVPLSDGESIDLGDRTLRAIEAPGHAPHQVCLHSPGDRALFTADECGEYLRGNLLPTTPPPDFDLAANHETLETLRALDVETLLYPHFGPRHDAAGAFREYAEVLDSWVETVRNQWETHGDTDRVIEAFVADGSGPKYRVWDGPVAREITRMDVEGALRYLR; encoded by the coding sequence ATGCGACACGAGCCCGTGAGCGGTCTCGACGACGTCCACTGCGTGGACACGAAGATGCTCGGCAACGACCGGCAGATGGCCGCCTACATCGTCGACGGCGACTCGACGGCCGTCGTGGATCCGGGGCTGTCGACGGGGAGACACCGGGTGCTGGACGCGCTCGACGAACTCGACATCGCCCCGGCGGACCTCGACGCCATCGTCCTCACGCACATCCACCTCGATCACGCCGGTGCCGCCGGCTTTCTGGCCGAACGGTGTCCGAACGCCGACGTCTACTGTCACGAGCGTGGGATCGAGTTCCTGGCCGACGAGGCGAAACTGGCCCGACTGATCGAGAGCGTCCACCGCGCGGTCGGCGACCTCGCGGACGAGTACGGAACCGCGAGGCCGATTCCCGAGGAGCGGTTCGTTCCGCTCTCCGACGGCGAGTCGATCGACCTCGGCGACCGGACGCTCCGGGCGATCGAGGCGCCGGGACACGCTCCCCACCAGGTCTGCCTCCACTCGCCCGGGGATCGGGCGCTGTTCACCGCCGACGAGTGCGGCGAGTACCTCCGGGGTAACCTCCTGCCGACGACGCCACCGCCCGACTTCGACCTGGCGGCGAACCACGAGACCCTCGAAACGCTGCGGGCGCTGGACGTCGAGACGCTACTTTACCCGCACTTCGGTCCCCGTCACGACGCCGCGGGAGCCTTCCGGGAGTACGCCGAGGTCCTCGACTCCTGGGTCGAGACGGTCCGGAACCAGTGGGAGACCCACGGCGATACGGACCGTGTGATCGAGGCGTTCGTCGCCGACGGGAGCGGACCGAAGTACCGCGTCTGGGACGGCCCGGTCGCCCGCGAGATCACCCGGATGGACGTCGAGGGGGCGCTGCGATACCTTCGGTGA